The segment AGATGCTCGAGCTGTACCAGGTGGAGGGCATCATCGCCGAACCCTCGGGCGCGCTGGCACCGGCAGCGCTCAACGGCTACCTCGCCGACCTGCCCGACGGCCCGGTCGCCTGCATCATCTCGGGCGGCAACAACGACGTCATGCGCTACGACGACATCGTCGAGCGCTCCATGATCCACGAGGGCCTGCGCCACTACTTCCTCGTCACCTTCCCCCAGCGCCCCGGCGCGCTGCGCACCTTCCTCGACGACGTGCTCTCCGAGGGGGAGGACATCATCCTGTTCGAGTACACCAAGAAGAACAACCGCGAGACGGGCCCGGCACTGGTTGGCATCGAGATCGAGGACCGCGCCAAGATCGACGATCTGCGCGCCCGCATGGATGCCTCCGACCTCGAGATCGAAGAGCTCGAACCCAACTCCCCGCTCTTCGGCTACGTCCTCTAACCGCACATGACCGCCAACCGCAGGAGAATCGCATGAATAAGAACGCCCGTAACCTCGTCATCGCCGCCGTCGTGGCGGCCACGCTGGTCCTCGCGGTCGTCGTCGCCCTGTTGCTCAACCGCACCTCAGACTCGACGCCGTCCGCGTCGGACTCGGCGACGAACTCGGCTACCGCCACCCCCAGCCCCGAGGCCGGCGGCGACCCCACCGCGTCGGGTACCCCCAACCCGGAGCCATCCGCCCCCAGCCAGCAGCTCAAGGAGCTGGTGCAGGGCCTGTGGCGCCTCGACCCGGACGATCCGATGGCGGTCGGAGACGTCGACGCCGACGTCGTCGTGCAGATCTACTACGACTTCCGCTGCGGCTACTGCGCGCAGGCCGCAACCCAGACCGAGCCTCAGATGCAGCACTACGTCGACGACGGGACCGTTCGCATCGAATACCACAACCTCGCCATCCTGGGCGACGAGTCCGTGCTCCTCGCGCAGGGCTCGGTGGCGGCCGCGAACCAGGGCAAGTTCCTCGAGTACCACTCCTACATCTACGACCACCAGGTGGCCGGCAACCCGGTCGAGGCCACTGAGGACGCGCTCGTCGCGGTCGCGAAGGAGATCGGGGTGGCGGACCTGGACCAGTTCCGCACCGACATGACCTCGGAGGCCGCCGTTGCTGCCGTCGCGGACGGCCGCACCACCGCCCAGAACCTCGGCATCACCGGCACGCCGGCGTTCATCGTCGGCTACAGCTACCTGCCCGGCTTCGTCCCCATTGAGACGATGGACCAAGTCATCGCCGCGGAGCTTGCCCGCCCCGCGGCCTAGCTCCGCAAGCCGACCCGCACCACGGCGTCGTCAGCTTCCGCCCGGACGCTGGCACCGAGCGCCAACGCAAGGAGAATCATGGGTGTCAAACGACTCTTTTCCAAGACCTACCAGCGCCTATCGAAGTGGACCTTCACGGAGGAGGCGCCGCTGCCCGAAAAATCAATCGTGATCGGCGCCTACCACACGTCGAACTGGGATTTCTGGTTCATGCTCATGGCGCTGTGGGACAAGGGCGTGCCCTTCAAGTTCCTGGTCAAGGACTCGCTTACGCGCGGCCCGCTCGCCCCGCTCATTCGGGCGGTGGGTGGCATCGGCGTCGACCGCACGCACCCGCACGGGATGGTCGCCGGCATCGTCGAGCAGCTGGAGG is part of the Trueperella abortisuis genome and harbors:
- a CDS encoding DsbA family protein, with amino-acid sequence MNKNARNLVIAAVVAATLVLAVVVALLLNRTSDSTPSASDSATNSATATPSPEAGGDPTASGTPNPEPSAPSQQLKELVQGLWRLDPDDPMAVGDVDADVVVQIYYDFRCGYCAQAATQTEPQMQHYVDDGTVRIEYHNLAILGDESVLLAQGSVAAANQGKFLEYHSYIYDHQVAGNPVEATEDALVAVAKEIGVADLDQFRTDMTSEAAVAAVADGRTTAQNLGITGTPAFIVGYSYLPGFVPIETMDQVIAAELARPAA
- a CDS encoding 1-acyl-sn-glycerol-3-phosphate acyltransferase → MGVKRLFSKTYQRLSKWTFTEEAPLPEKSIVIGAYHTSNWDFWFMLMALWDKGVPFKFLVKDSLTRGPLAPLIRAVGGIGVDRTHPHGMVAGIVEQLEGVDRFSLIIAPEGTRKKGRYWKSGFYHIARGAGLPVTLGFIDSSRRVYGWGKTIELTGDVSADMDVIRDFYAGAVGFKPDQGTAPRLRAEDEQ